AGTTCTCCATCATCTTCGACCAGGTGTAGGCGGTGATCCAAGTCGTGGCGCCGAAACGGGAGCGGTCGCCAAGCATGCGCTTCTCGAAGCGCGTCTGCAGCGCGTGGTACCAGACGCGGCCTGAGGGGTTGATGTTGTCGAATACGCTTGTGAAGCCGGGGAACGCCCGCAGCAGGTCGCGGCGGGAGATGTTAGCCTGCGTGTTCAGCGTCGTGCCCGGGCGCGCCTGGCCGAAGAACGGGTTCGGCACGGCCTGCTGGTAGAAGCTGACGTTGGCCGGATCCTGGGCGCGGTCCCAGTGTTCGTGGGGCATGTCGCCGATCTGGATGCCGCGGCCCTCCTGCGTCGTGCGCGAGCCGACGTAGCTGGCCTCGATCACCATCGCCCACGGCAGCTCCCTCTCCAGCGTCAGCGACCACTGGCGCGTGCGCGGGATAGGGCGGTTCGGGTTGTCGAAGCTGACGCCGCCGCCGAAATTCGTCTGGATGCCCAGCTGGTTGCCGAAGGGCCTGACCACGCCGTCCGGGAAGGGGTTTTCCAGCGAGTACGGCCCTGTCAGACGGCTGGAGGGCGTCTGGCCGGCGTCGAAAGTGTTGATGTAGTCGGTGTTGATGCTGAAGCCGGTGGTGAGGTTGCGGCGCGTGTCCGTGCGGTGGAAGATGCCGAAGCCGCCGCGAAATACGGTCTTGTTCAACAGGTTGTACGCGAATCCGAACCGCGGCTGGATGTTGGTGAGATCCCAGTTGTAGGTGCGCCGCGGCTCGCCCTTGACGCCGGCGAACTTCAGGCCGCCCACGATCGCAGTTGGAGGGGCCGGATATCCGGCTCCCTGTGCTGCGGCGATCTGACGCCAGCGGTCGAGAATCTGCGGACTGTTGGGGTGGACCGCTGTGTAGTCGAAGCCGCGGTTCACGCGGTTGTGGATCTCGTATTGCGGCCATTGCACGTCGTAGCGAAGCCCGAGGTTGAGCGTGAGGCGCCGTGTGACCCGCCAGTCGTCCTGGATGAAGCCGGCGGTGTACGACTCCCGGCGCAAGAACGTGTCATTGAACGCCATGAACCCGCTCCAGATGTTGCCAAGCAGCAGGTCGGCCACGGAGCTGCCGTCACGCACCCCCTGGCTGACGCCGAAGAACTGCCGCGTCCACTGTCCGTTGAACGTGAACTCGCCGCTGGCCCGGCCGGCGGCGCGGTTGTGGAACAGCAGCTGCGCCAGCTCGATGCCGTATTTCAGCGAATGCTTGCCCCGCGTTTCGGTCATGTTGGCCTGGAAATTGATCTGTTGCCGGGAGCTCTCATTAATGAAGTTGTTCCCGAAAAGGGCCGCAAATCCGCTGACATTCACGCGCGGCGCAAGGTTCGTTGGAAACGTATCAACCTGGGGCATCTGGCGGATTCCGAGCTTGTCCCGCGTGAAAGCCGGGTCCGAAACATCCGGAAAATTTTGCACGAACCGATCGTAATTCGACTGCAGATGCAGCACCCGGGACGGTGAAAGGATACGGTCGTAGCTGATCAGATAATTCTGGTTCCGCCGCACCGTGCCCGGCATGTTGCCGGTCTGCGCCGGGGGATCGAAGCCGTTCTGGTTGCGGAATTCGCTCCCATCCTGGAAAGTGAACATGAAGTACAGCCGGTTGTTGTCATTGATCACCTTGTCATAGCGAGCGATCGGCTGCTCGTAGCGGTACTTGCCGAGATTGTCCGGCCGGGTGAAGTTGTTCACGAGAGACTGCGGCTGGAAGTTGGGCGCCGGATAGTAGCCGAGGATCGCCCGTCCGATCGGGCTGATGCGCGCTGCCGGGATCATGTTGCCGGGGAAGGGATCGCGCCGGAAGACGCCGCCCGAGATGCAGGTCACTTCGCCTCCGCAGGGACGGGAGGTCAGGGGATCGTGAATGGCGATCGGCCCCGTCTGGCCCTGGGGCGTAAAGCCGCTGAAATTGCCTTGCCGGATTTCCATCGGAGGCACGCTCACATTTGAAGGAAACGGCACGCGCTCGCGCCATCCCTCGAAGGAGAAGAACACGAAGTCCGTGTTTTTGCGCAGCGCGAAGCCCAGCGTGCCGCCGAACTGGTGCTGGTTGCGGAACCCGCGGCCCACGCCCAGTGCGTTGTTCTGCCGCGTGTTGGCGTCCAGAATCCGGTTGCGCCAGAAGTTGAACAGCGTGCCATGAAGGTCGTTGGTGCCCGACTTCAGCGTGGTGTTGACATGGCCCCCGCCTGACCGCCCGTACTGGGCGTCGTAGGCACTGCTGTCCAAATTAGCCACCGAACCGGTTTGGTCTGACTGATTGGACTGGGTTTATCTCTGCTATCTCTTCTTTCCACCGAACCAGACCCCCCATCCGTTGGCGCCTGCTGTCCAAACTCATCCGAACTCGAGCATCAGTTGCGAGGCCGCGTCCAGTTGGGGCGGCGGCTCGAACGGCGCCTCCAGCCAGGCCATCAAGTCGCGGTAGACAAACAGTTGTTGTCTCAGCAGCGCCACCAGGTTCGACAGGCTCCAGTTGAAGCTGCTGCGCAGTTGCATGTACTTCACCAGCAGCATCGCGATCAGTGCTGTCCAAATCTGGATCTGCACCGCATTGGCGCTGGTGCCCACAAACGTCTTGATCCGCAACGACTGCTTCAGCGCCTTGAAGAACAACTCGATCTGCCAGCGCTCCCGGTAGACCGCCGCGACCGTCGCCGCCGACAACTTCAGATGATTCGTCACCAGCACCACCGTCTCGCCCTCTGCGCCCTCCACTTCAATCCGCCGCAGCAACGCCGCCGGCCCAGCCTCCTGCGTCCGGCTCAGCAGGATCACCTCGTCGCGCAGGATCGACTTCCGCCTGTCGGCCTCGCGCTGTTCGACGATGCCGTAGCTGGCCACGTCTTTCAGCCGCGTCACGAACCACACCTTGTGGCGCGACAGATCCAGCCACCAGTCATAGTCCTGGTAGCCGCGGTCGAACACCAGCATCGTGCCGGGTTCGAAGCGCTGCCGGCGGGCGACGTCCACGTCCGACGTCTTGCCCTCGGTGATGACGGCGAAGCCCGGCAGATAGCCGTCGTGGTCCAGCACCAGATGCAACTTCACCGCGCCCTTGCTGCGCCCGAACTGAGCCCAGTCGAACATGCTCAGGCAGAGTGGAATCAGCGTTGCGTCCAGGCTCATCAGCTTATGCTTGAAGCGAAATTTGCGCTTGCAACGCTGAGCTGCTTCCGAGGCGCAACGCTGATAGAGCGCGTAGAAGACCGATTGAAACAACTCCCACGGCCGGTGCTCATTGGCATAGGCCAGCGTCGAGCGCTTCGGCGCCGAGGCCACGCCGAGATGCTGCAGCTTGCCTTCGCAAGACGCCAGGCCACCCACGATTTCACGCAGCGACTGGGCGCGTCCCAGGTGGCAAAACAGCATGGCGACAAGCTGCGTCCAGCACCGGAATCCGCGGGCGTGGCGCTCGGCGCGATGCTGGCGGACGGCCGCCTCGAATTCCAGGCGCGGAACGAACTTCAAGACCTGGGAGAAAATACTGCATACTCGATTCATGGCGGTGGCCTCCTGACCGGCTGAATGGGCTTCTGGCGAAACCTCACTCAACCTACCAGAGCCGCCGCCTCACTGGTCAAAAGCTAATTTGGACAAGAGTGCGTCGTAGGTGTTCACCATCACCTTCATCTCCTGGATCGCTTCCACGTTCGGGGCCAGGTTGAATGTACCGTCAGAGGAAATCGGCGAGCCGTTCAGCAGGAACTGGTTCGAGCCGCTGCGGCCGCCATTCATCACGAAACTCCCGTTGACGTCCCATCCGCGGGTCCCCGAGAATCCGGTCGCGCCGAACGTCCTCTGCACGAACATCACGCCCGGCGACAGCCTCATCAGCATGTAGGCCTGCCTGCCGTTGAGAGGAATCTCCTGCATCTTGATCGGATCGAACACGACACCCCGGCTCGCCGTGGCCGTCTGCACGAGCTCCTGCTCGCCCACCACGGTGATCTCCTGCGCCAGCGAACCGACCTCAAGACGGATGTCCATGTTCAGCTTCTCGGCCACCTGCAGCACGATTTCATTGCGCCGCACCGTCTGGAAACCTTCCTTCGTATAGACCACGTTGTAGCGTCCGGGATCCAGTCCCGGCAGCGTATAAAATCCCTCAGCCGTTGTTTCTGTTTCACGCGAAACCCCCGTGTCGATTTTCGTGGCGCGGATTTTCACTCCCGCCACGGGCAGGCCTGAGGGATCCAACACCTGACCGAGGATGGAGGCCCGGAATTCCTGTCCGAAAACCGTGCTGAAACACAAGACGACCACACTGCAAGCACAAATTCGGAACATTTTTAACACTCCTTTCGAGATCGAGTGTGGCGACAGGCTATCAGAGGAAGGTCAGGAAGTCAAGGGTTGCCTTTTTGCCCCACGGAAACGCTGGGCGCAGCTTGCAGAAGAGGCAGGCGGCGGATGGTGGTGACGCTTCTCAGGACTTGCGCAGGATCCCCGCCACCGCTGCTGGGGGCGGCGTGGCGTTCAGAGCGGCCGGATGGCCTCGCGGTCGATCTCGACGGCCACGGAGCGCTGCAGGAGCGTGACGCTGATGACCAGCCGGAACTCGTCGCGGATGCGGAGCAGGATGCCCTGCAGCCCGCGCATCGGCCCGCGCGCGACCTCGACGCGCTGCCCCTCGCGCAGGTAGGGCCACGGCGCCAGCGCCGCGCCGCTCGACGCCGCTGTCAGTAAGGCGCGGATCTCCTCGCGGTCCACCGGCGTCGGCTCGCCGTTGAAGGAGACGAAATGCAGCACGCCGGGAGTCTGCAACACCGGCAGCCGCTGCCGCACATCCAGGCTGCAGAACACGTAGCCCGCGAACAGCGGCAGCTCCACCAGCTTGATGCGGTCCGACCAGCGCCGCCGCTCTTGATACAGGGGCAGAAACGAAGCCATGCCCTTGGCCGCCAGCGCGCAGGCCACTGTCCGTTCAAACTTCGGCTTCACCCGCAGCGCGTACCAGGGCCACTCTGTCAAAGGACAATCAGCAGGATTCGAATCGACCGGGGACGACTCCACGCCGGCGCTCATCTGCAACCTCCCGAACAGCCTATTGTACCTTCAGCAGGAAAACAAAACCCACGGGGGATGGTTTCATTCCCTCCACCCCTGGGCTGCCAACCAGTACTATGAAGAAATCGTGTGGAAACGCGTCGTCCGGATCGTGAACTGGGTTCTGGCTCTCGCTGCTGCCGGTCTCGCTGCGGCGGCATGGTGGGTCGTCTGGCGCCCCGGGACAGGGCTGTCGGGGAGCGCCCCGGCACCCGTGTCGGCCGAGGTGCTCGTCGAGCGCGACCGGCTGGGCGTTCCGCACATTCGGGCGGGTTCGGTCGAGGACGCCCTGTTCGCGCAGGGCTACGTGACTGCGCAGGACCGGCTGTGGCAGATGGACAGCCTGCGCCGCCTGGCCGCGGGCGAACTGTCGGAGATCGCCGGCAAAGGCGCCCTGGAGCTGGATCTCCGCGCGCGCCAGTTGCGCATGCGCTGGCTGGCGGAGCGGTGGTCGTCCCTTCTGCCCCCGGCGCAGCGGGCGCTGATCGCCGCCTATGCGCGGGGCGTGAACCATTTCATCGAACAGAGTCTGAAGCGCCTGCCGCCCGAGTTCACGCTGCTGGGCTATTCGCCGAAACCATGGACCGTCGCGGACACGCTTTTGTGCGCTCTGGAGATGAACCGCACGCTTTCGGGCAACTGGGAGCACGACTTGCTGAAGCACCGCATGGCGAAGACCGGCCAGCGGTCTCTGGTCGAGCAGCTCTTTCCGCCCCGGCTGGGCGTGGAGCCGCTGCCCGGGTCCAACGCCTGGGCAGT
This DNA window, taken from Bryobacteraceae bacterium, encodes the following:
- a CDS encoding IS4 family transposase gives rise to the protein MNRVCSIFSQVLKFVPRLEFEAAVRQHRAERHARGFRCWTQLVAMLFCHLGRAQSLREIVGGLASCEGKLQHLGVASAPKRSTLAYANEHRPWELFQSVFYALYQRCASEAAQRCKRKFRFKHKLMSLDATLIPLCLSMFDWAQFGRSKGAVKLHLVLDHDGYLPGFAVITEGKTSDVDVARRQRFEPGTMLVFDRGYQDYDWWLDLSRHKVWFVTRLKDVASYGIVEQREADRRKSILRDEVILLSRTQEAGPAALLRRIEVEGAEGETVVLVTNHLKLSAATVAAVYRERWQIELFFKALKQSLRIKTFVGTSANAVQIQIWTALIAMLLVKYMQLRSSFNWSLSNLVALLRQQLFVYRDLMAWLEAPFEPPPQLDAASQLMLEFG
- a CDS encoding transcription termination factor NusG domain protein codes for the protein MSAGVESSPVDSNPADCPLTEWPWYALRVKPKFERTVACALAAKGMASFLPLYQERRRWSDRIKLVELPLFAGYVFCSLDVRQRLPVLQTPGVLHFVSFNGEPTPVDREEIRALLTAASSGAALAPWPYLREGQRVEVARGPMRGLQGILLRIRDEFRLVISVTLLQRSVAVEIDREAIRPL